A portion of the Jaculus jaculus isolate mJacJac1 chromosome 5, mJacJac1.mat.Y.cur, whole genome shotgun sequence genome contains these proteins:
- the Gpr3 gene encoding G-protein coupled receptor 3: MMWGVGRSLAWLSGGPGNLNVSSSVDPVEGPTGPAALLPSPRAWDVVLCISGTLVSCENALVVAIIVGTPAFRAPMFLLVGSLAVADLLAGLGLILHFAAVFCIGSDEMSLVLVGVMALAFTASIGSLLAITVDRYLSLYNALTYYSETTVTRTYVMLALVWGGALGLGLLPVLAWNCLDELTTCGVVYPLSKNHLVVLAIAFFMVFGIMLQLYAQICRIVCRHAQQIALQRHLLPASHYVATRKGIATLAVVLGAFAACWLPFTVYCLLGDIHSPPLYTYLTLLPATYNSMINPIIYAFRNQDVQKVLWAMCCCCSSSKIPFRSRSPSDV, encoded by the coding sequence ATGATGTGGGGTGTAGGCAGATCCCTGGCCTGGCTCTCAGGTGGCCCAGGCAACTTGAACGTGAGCAGCAGTGTGGACCCAGTGGAGGGGCCCACAGGCCCAGCTGCTCTGCTACCCTCTCCTAGGGCCTGGGACGTCGTGCTGTGCATCTCAGGAACCCTGGTGTCCTGCGAGAACGCGCTGGTGGTGGCCATCATCGTGGGAACTCCCGCCTTCCGGGCCCCCATGTTCTTGCTGGTGGGCAGCCTGGCGGTGGCAGACCTTCTGGCAGGCCTGGGCCTGATTCTGCACTTTGCCGCCGTCTTCTGCATCGGCTCGGACGAGATGAGCCTGGTGCTCGTTGGCGTGATGGCGCTGGCCTTTACTGCCAGCATCGGCAGCCTGCTGGCCATCACTGTCGACCGCTACCTTTCCCTCTACAATGCCCTCACCTACTACTCAGAGACAACAGTGACTCGGACCTACGTGATGCTGGCTCTGGTGTGGGGAGGTGCCCTGGGTCTGGGGCTGCTGCCcgtgctggcctggaactgccTGGACGAGCTGACCACGTGCGGCGTGGTGTATCCACTCTCCAAGAACCATCTGGTGGTCCTGGCCATCGCCTTCTTCATGGTGTTTGGCATCATGCTGCAGCTCTACGCCCAGATCTGCCGCATTGTCTGCCGCCATGCCCAACAGATTGCCCTCCAACGACACCTGCTGCCTGCCTCTCACTATGTGGCCACCCGCAAGGGCATCGCCACACTGGCCGTGGTGCTTGGCGCCTTTGCCGCCTGCTGGTTGCCCTTCACCGTCTACTGCCTGTTGGGTGATATCCACTCCCCACCTCTCTATACCTATCTCACCCTGCTCCCTGCCACCTACAACTCTATGATCAACCCCATCATCTATGCCTTCCGCAACCAAGACGTGCAGAAGGTGCTGTGGGCCATGTGCTGCTGCTGTTCCTCTTCTAAGATCCCCTTCCGGTCCCGCTCGCCCAGCGACGTCTAG